A region from the Camelus ferus isolate YT-003-E chromosome 1, BCGSAC_Cfer_1.0, whole genome shotgun sequence genome encodes:
- the ZIC4 gene encoding LOW QUALITY PROTEIN: zinc finger protein ZIC 4 (The sequence of the model RefSeq protein was modified relative to this genomic sequence to represent the inferred CDS: deleted 1 base in 1 codon), which translates to MPPFCRNAKLGFLSFLICAGRSFLPLGTDAFWLERTENNKTLWEKTQSQKMRYKTSLVMRKRIRLYRNALKESSSSSGHHGPQLAASSSPSVFPGLHEQPPQASPGGTLNGLLRLGLPGDMYARPEPFAPGPVARSDALAAAAALHGYGGMNLTMNLAAPHGPGAFFRYMRQPIKQELICKWLAADGPAPPRLCSKTFSTMHELVTHVTVEHVGGPEQANHICFWEECPRQGKPFKAKYKLVNHIRVHTGEKPFPCPFPGCGKVFARSENLKIHKRTHTGEKPFRCEFEGCERRFANSSDRKKHSHVHTSDKPYTCKVRGCDKCYTHPSSLRKHMKVHGRSPPPPPSSGYDSAAPSALVSPSSDFGREPPVASSAAVAARGADLSE; encoded by the exons ATGCCGCCCTTCTGTAGGAATGCAAAGTTGggcttcctttctttcctgatttGTGCAGGAAGGAGCTTCTTACCTTTGGGAACAGATGCCTTTTGGttagaaagaactgaaaat aataaaaccctctGGGAAAAG acTCAAAGTCAGAAAATGAGATACAAGACTTCTTTGGTGATGAGGAAACGAATACGCCTTTACCGAAACGCCCTGAAAGAGTCAA GTAGCAGCTCTGGACACCATGGCCCCCAGCTcgctgcctcctccagcccctcggTGTTCCCGGGCCTTCACGAgcagcctccccaggcctcccccgGCGGCACTTTGAATGGACTCCTGCGTCTGGGTCTCCCCGGAGACATGTACGCGCGGCCGGAACCTTTCGCGCCGGGACCTGTGGCCCGCAGCGACGCCCTAGCAGCTGCCGCAGCCCTGCACGGCTACGGGGGCATGAACCTGACCATGAACCTCGCAGCGCCCCACGGTCCCGGCGCCTTCTTCCGCTATATGCGTCAACCCATCAAACAGGAGCTCATCTGCAAGTGGCTGGCGGCCGAcggccccgcgcccccgcgcctCTGCTCCAAAACTTTCAGCACCATGCACGAGTTGGTCACGCACGTCACCGTGGAGCACGTCGGCGGCCCTGAGCAGGCCAACCACATCTGCTTCTGGGAGGAGTGTCCGCGCCAGGGCAAGCCCTTTAAAGCCAAATACAAACTTGTAAATCACATCCGCGTGCACACGGGCGAGAAGCCCTTCCCTTGTCCTTTCCCGGGGTGTGGGAAGGTCTTTGCTAGATCAGAAAAtctcaaaatacacaaaagaactCACACAG GGGAGAAGCCCTTCAGGTGCGAGTTCGAGGGCTGCGAGCGGCGCTTCGCCAACAGCAGCGACCGTAAGAAGCACTCGCACGTGCACACGAGCGACAAGCCCTACACGTGCAAAGTGCGCGGCTGCGACAAGTGCTACACGCACCCCAGCTCCCTGCGTAAGCACATGAAGGTGCACGGgcgctcgccgccgccgccgcccagcTCTGGCTACGACTCTGCCGCTCCGTCTGCCCTGGTGTCGCCCTCGTCGGACTTCGGCCGCGAGCCCCCGGTGGCCTCctcggcggcggtggcggcgcgTGGTGCCGACCTGAGCGAATG A